A single Candidatus Woesearchaeota archaeon DNA region contains:
- a CDS encoding exodeoxyribonuclease III → MEQLKLVSWNVNGIRAIMKKDFLDSIKEMNPDVFCLQETKAHPDQLEHELEVLGYKYEYWNSAEKKGYSGTAIFSKLEPVNVSYGLGIEEHDTEGRVITAEFEKFFLVTVYTPNSKRELERLDYRYEKWDIDFLTHVKKLEQIKPVIFCGDLNAAHKEIDIKNDKSNMTTKTKPGSAGFTDKEREGIDNIIAAGFIDTFRLFNPEKEQYTWWTYMFGARGNNVGWRIDYFFTSNLLKGNLTNAQIRDEVMGSDHCPVELEIKF, encoded by the coding sequence ATGGAACAATTAAAATTAGTATCTTGGAATGTAAATGGTATAAGGGCAATCATGAAAAAAGATTTTTTAGACTCAATTAAAGAAATGAATCCTGATGTCTTTTGTCTTCAAGAAACAAAGGCGCATCCAGACCAATTAGAGCATGAATTAGAGGTTTTAGGATACAAGTACGAATATTGGAACTCTGCCGAGAAAAAAGGTTACTCTGGGACAGCTATATTCTCTAAGTTAGAACCTGTAAATGTATCCTACGGTTTAGGAATTGAAGAGCATGATACCGAGGGTAGGGTAATCACTGCTGAATTTGAGAAATTCTTTTTAGTCACTGTATACACTCCAAACTCCAAACGAGAATTAGAAAGACTAGATTACAGATATGAAAAATGGGATATAGATTTTTTAACTCATGTAAAAAAACTAGAACAAATAAAACCTGTAATCTTTTGTGGCGACTTAAATGCAGCACATAAGGAAATAGACATTAAAAACGACAAATCAAATATGACAACAAAAACAAAACCTGGAAGTGCAGGATTTACTGATAAAGAAAGAGAAGGAATTGACAATATAATTGCAGCAGGATTCATTGATACATTCAGACTATTTAATCCAGAAAAAGAACAATATACTTGGTGGACATATATGTTTGGCGCAAGAGGAAACAATGTTGGTTGGCGTATAGATTATTTTTTCACATCAAACTTATTAAAAGGCAATTTAACAAATGCACAAATAAGAGATGAAGTAATGGGCTCAGATCATTGTCCTGTAGAATTAGAAATTAAATTTTAA
- the hjc gene encoding Holliday junction resolvase Hjc has translation MARFVKNKKAKGTAAENELIHRFWDTNEWVCIRVAGSGSTKYPAPDLLASRGDKKIVMEVKVVNGVKKYFTRQEINDLNFFSEKFGAEAWVGVKFEGNQWYFIPTSELEQTKSENYVIDLITMKRKGFEFEDMIG, from the coding sequence ATGGCTAGATTTGTAAAAAATAAAAAGGCAAAAGGGACAGCAGCAGAAAACGAACTAATCCATAGATTTTGGGACACAAATGAATGGGTATGTATAAGAGTTGCAGGTTCAGGTTCAACAAAATATCCTGCACCAGACTTATTAGCCTCAAGAGGAGATAAAAAAATAGTAATGGAAGTAAAAGTAGTAAATGGTGTAAAAAAATATTTTACTCGTCAAGAAATAAATGATTTAAACTTCTTCTCAGAAAAATTTGGTGCAGAAGCTTGGGTTGGAGTAAAATTTGAAGGAAACCAATGGTACTTCATTCCAACTTCAGAACTAGAACAAACTAAATCAGAAAACTATGTAATTGATTTAATTACAATGAAAAGAAAAGGATTCGAATTTGAAGATATGATTGGATAA
- a CDS encoding DUF2238 domain-containing protein → MKLKVPHILLLIYLVVFIALGINPYDRTVWIAENLPIFLIVLFLVLTYRKFQFSNTSYILMSFLIFMHTIGGHYTFSRVPFDWFTNFFGFERNHYDRIAHFTVGFYAYAVAEFLTKKKLVNSKWVVFLFAIFAIMSLAGAYELFEWQFAVIGDSEAGMEVLGSQGDIWDAQKDILADTLGAISATALFAFIFRRDLKKITKRNN, encoded by the coding sequence ATGAAACTAAAAGTACCTCATATTTTATTATTAATTTACTTGGTAGTATTTATTGCATTAGGAATTAATCCTTATGATAGAACAGTATGGATAGCAGAAAATCTACCTATTTTTTTAATAGTTTTATTTCTTGTTTTAACTTATAGAAAATTTCAATTTTCAAACACATCTTACATTCTAATGTCTTTTTTAATCTTCATGCACACAATCGGAGGTCATTATACATTCTCAAGAGTACCATTTGATTGGTTCACAAACTTCTTTGGATTTGAAAGAAATCATTATGATAGAATTGCTCATTTCACAGTTGGATTTTACGCATATGCAGTTGCAGAATTTTTAACAAAAAAGAAACTTGTAAATTCTAAATGGGTAGTTTTCTTATTTGCAATATTTGCAATCATGTCCCTTGCTGGAGCTTATGAATTATTTGAGTGGCAATTTGCAGTTATAGGAGATTCTGAAGCAGGAATGGAAGTTCTTGGTTCTCAGGGTGATATTTGGGATGCTCAAAAAGACATATTAGCTGATACACTAGGAGCAATTTCTGCAACAGCATTATTTGCTTTCATATTTAGAAGAGACTTGAAGAAGATAACTAAAAGAAATAACTGA
- a CDS encoding HAD hydrolase-like protein — MKQNNKIIFFDLDDTLFNSALFVNNARDASFQAMIDEGLHTNKNDLWRKFQKVYEEKGPNSTKHYDSILESYGLDKREIDMYSAVAVMTYHKTKRDIHRYLPKGVIKVLKKLSKEYTLGIISSGIGIKQWEKLFRLEIDHFFDKKNIYITDSIEHEKNINLYQKILIHYKHDLKFKDLFMIGDKESTDITPANYVGFTTIRVKGEGKYNGDYLDSKADYKTENLEQILKLGLF, encoded by the coding sequence ATACATTATTTAATTCAGCTCTATTTGTGAATAATGCAAGAGATGCAAGTTTTCAAGCAATGATTGATGAGGGTTTACATACAAATAAAAATGATTTGTGGAGAAAATTTCAAAAAGTATATGAAGAAAAAGGTCCAAATTCAACAAAGCATTATGACTCAATTTTGGAGAGTTACGGTTTAGATAAAAGGGAAATTGATATGTATTCTGCAGTTGCAGTTATGACTTATCATAAAACTAAAAGAGATATTCATCGATATCTCCCAAAAGGAGTTATTAAAGTTCTAAAAAAATTATCCAAAGAATATACTTTAGGAATAATTAGTTCAGGTATTGGAATAAAACAATGGGAAAAATTATTTAGATTAGAAATAGACCATTTTTTTGATAAGAAAAATATATACATAACTGATAGTATCGAACATGAAAAAAATATTAATCTTTATCAAAAAATTTTGATTCACTATAAACATGATTTAAAATTCAAAGATTTGTTTATGATCGGAGATAAGGAATCTACAGATATAACTCCTGCAAATTATGTAGGATTTACAACAATAAGAGTAAAAGGAGAAGGGAAATATAATGGCGATTATTTAGATTCAAAAGCTGATTATAAAACTGAAAATCTTGAGCAAATATTAAAATTAGGTTTGTTTTAA